Genomic window (Streptosporangium brasiliense):
TCCTCGACCTTCTTGGCGATCGCCTCGCCCACCCCCGGCACGCTCCGCACGGCCGTGGCCGCGATGTCGTTGGGGAAGCCCGCGATCGCCTTGGCCGCCTTCTGGTAGCTGCGCACCCGGAAGGCGTCGCCGCCCGTCATCGCGAACAGCTCGGCGTATTCCTCCAGGGCGGCCGCCACAGCGTCATTAGCTCGTGCCATGGGGCTCAGCCTAGAAGATCGCACCGACGTTTTCCCGGCCGTCCCGGCGGCCCGGCCGGGTCCGTCGGCCGGGCCGGGCTCACGCCGCCGCGTCCAGGTCCGGGCGCCGGCCGTCCCGCCGGGGGGCCGTTGGACGTAGGCCGAAGGCCCGATGCCGGACGCGGGCCCCGGCCGTAACGTCGTAGGAGCAAGTCGTTTCCGAGACGTCACCAGGAGGTCCCGTGCCAGCGCAGCTCGACCATACGATCGTGCACAGCAGCGACCGTTCCGCCTCCGCCCGCTTCCTCACCGGGCTGCTCGGCGCGCCCGAGCCCCGGGCCTACGGGCCGTTCGCCGCCGTCCCGCTCGCCAACGGCGTGACCGTCGACTACGCGGACTCCATCGTCCGCGCCGACCGGATCGTCATGCAGCACCTGGCGTTCCTGGTCTCGGAGGAGGAGTTCGACGAGATCTACGCCCGCATCATCGAGCGCGGGCTGCCCCACTGGGGAGATCCGGGCCATACCGAGCCCCAGCAGATCAACCACCGTCACCGCGGCCGGGGCGTGTACGTCGACGACCCCGACGGCCACTCGCTCGAATTCCTCACCCACCCGTACGTCATGGACGAGTGATCGCACCCGCCCTCCCGGGAGGGTCAAGCATCCGTTGGCGAACGCGGGGACAAGCGAGAGGGTCAAGCATCCGTTGGCGAACGCGGGGACAAGGCGGATGGACGGGCGGGTAGGGAAGGCCGGTGAAGGGCGAAAGCCACACGGAGACCTGGCGGGTCCCCCTCCTCCGGCCACGGCGGAGGAGGCCCGGACCGCGCCCGGCGGCCCCTGGGGTCCCGGCGGTCCCGCGCCGCCGGGACGCACCCGGTCGCCCCGGCCGCCGGGCCGACCGCTGGAACGGATGTCGCATGGAAGAGACGGACGAGATCCGGGGGATGGCCCTCCCGCTGGAGGAGGAGGCCGACCTCGACCCCCTCATGGATCGCATCGGCGACGCCCGGTGCGTGCTGGCCGGCGAGGCCAGCCACGGAACCCACGAGTTCCACATCTGGCGGGCGGCGCTGACCCGCCGGCTCGTCGAGGAGCGCGGCTTCTCCTTCGTGGCGGTGGAGGGAGACTGGCCGGACTGCTGGCAGGTCCACCGCTCGGTCACGCTGGCCGACGGCTCCCCGGAGGATCCGACGCGGGCCCTGGACGCCTACCGCCGCTGGCCGACCTGGATGTGGGCCAACGCGGAGACCGCGCACTTCTGCCGGTGGCTGCGGGAGCGCAACGCGCTCCGGCCGACCGGGGAGCGGGTGGGCTTCTACGGCCTGGACGTCTACAGCCTGTGGGACTCCCTCCGGTCCGTCGTCCTCTACCTGCACGAATATCATCCCGACTACGTGGAGACGGCGTTGGAGGCCTACCGCTGCTTCGAGCCCTGCGGCGAGGACCCCCAGACCTACGTCCGGAGCCTCCGGCTGGTGCCGGAGGGGTGCGAGCGGGAGACGGTCGAGCTGCTGTGCCGGGTACGGCACTCGCTGCCCGCCGAGGCCGCCGACCCGGTCGAGCGGCTCAACATCTGGCAGAACGCCGAGGTCGCGGCGGCCGCCGACCGCTACTACCGGTCCATGATCAGCGGCGGGGCGGAGGCGTGGAACGTCCGCGACATCCACATGGCCGACACCCTGGACCGGCTGCTGCACTTCCACGGCGACGGCGCGAAGGCGGTCGTGTGGGCGCACAACACCCACATCGGCGATGCCAGGGCCACAGACATGGCGCGGGGCGGGATCGTCAACCTCGGCCGGCTCGTCAGGGAGCGGCACGGCGCGGACGGCGTCGTGCTGGTCGGCTCCGCCACCGCCCACGGCGAGGTGGTCGCCGCCCCGCGGTGGGGGGCGCCCATGGAGGTCATGCCGGTGCCCCCGCCGCCTCCGGACACCCTCGAAGGGCTGCTGGGCGGCGCCGGGACCGGCCCGGAGCACCGCGCCCTGTTCGTCTTCGCCGACCGGCCGGACGCCCGCTGGCTGAGGGCCCGGCTGGGGCACCGCGCCATCGGCGTGGTCTACGACCCGGTACGGGAGTGGCGCAACTACGTGCCCAGCACGATGGGCGACCGTTACGACGCCCTGTGCTGGATCGCCAGGACCTCCGCGCTCCGGCCGTTGCACCTGGAGCGGGAGGGCCGGGGAGAGCTGGAGACCCTGCCCACCGGGGTGTGAGGCCGGAGCCGGACCCCGGTGTGGCCGTGCCTCAGCGCCCGGAGGCGGAGATCACCTCGGAGACCAGGCCAGGGGAGGTGATCCGCCGGGCGTACTCCGGCTGGCGCAGCTCGCCGCCCATGAACGGGTGGGGGTTGCGGTGGACGGCCGGGCTGGGCGCGTCCACGAGGGCGGCGAAGTGGATCTCCTTGACCCCCGTCGCCGCCACCACCCGGCCCACGTTGCGGGGCGTGATGCCGCCGCCGGGCATGATGATCAGATCGTCGCCCGCCCGCTCGACCAGGGACGCGATCAGCGGCGCGCCCTCCAGCGCGGTGGTGTCCTGACCGGAGGTGAGCACCCGGTCGACGCCCAGCGAGGTGAGCGCGCCGAGGGCGGCGAACGGGTCGGCGGTCATGTCGAAGGCCCGGTGGAAGGTGACCGAGAGCCCCTCGGCCGCGCCGATGAGCCGCTTGGCCACCTCGACGTCCACCTCGCCCGCCGGCGTCAGCACCCCGATCACCACGCCGTGCGCGCCCGCCTCCCGGAAGGTGGCCACGTCGCGCTCCATGGCCGCGATCTCGTGCTCGTCGTAGATGAAGTCGCCGCCCCGGGGACGGATGATCACGTGGACGCGGATCGACGAGACCGCGGCGAGGGTCGCCTCGACGGTGCCGAGGGTCGGGGTGAGGCCGCCCTCGAAGAGCGCCGAGCACAGCTCGACCCGGTCGGCCCCGGCCTGCTCGGCCGCGAGCGCGCCCGCCGTGCTGTCGATGCAGATCTCGTAGGTGAGGCTCATTCTTCTTCCCCCAGAACATGGATCTCGCCGACCGGGACGCCCCCGCCCAGCACCGGAACACTCGCGAACTCCCCGGCCGTCGAGACGTCGCCGCCCGCCGCCCGGAGGGTGGCCAGCGCGATCGCCGTCGTGGCCCGCGGGCTGCCGTCGATGACCTTGACCGCCGCCGCGTGCCCGCTGGCGAGCGCGACGACGAGCACGCCCTCGGCCCCGCCCTTGGCCACCGCCCCGGGCAGCGCCCGCATCAGGGAGGTGTTGACGTGGCCGGTCCCGCCGACGTATTCGGGATACTCGCGCATCGCGTCGGCGACCGCCCGCGGCGCCGTCCCGGGCGCGGTCAGGACCAGGGCCTGCACGGCCCGCGCCAGCCCGGTCAGCGACAGCCCGAACAGCGGCGCGCCGCACCCGTCGACGGCCACGTGGGCCGTCTCCTCTCCGGACAGCTCCTCGACGACACTCCGGACCCGCCGCTGCACGGGGTGGTCGGGGTCGAGGTAGGAGTCGACGGCCCATCCCGAGGCCACGGACGCGGTGAGCATCGCGGCGTGCTTGCCCGAGCAGTTCATCCGCTCGCGCGAGGCCGCCAGGCCCTCGCGGATCAGCCCGTGCCGGGTGCTCTCGTCCTCCGGCCAGTCGGTGGGGCAGCCGAGGGCCTCGAAGCCCAGCCCCGCCTCGCCGAGCATCTCGGCGACCAGCCGTACGTGGAAATCCTCACCCGTGTGGCTGCCGGCGGCGATGGCCAGGCGCGGGCCGTGCAGGTCGGCGCCGGACAGCAGGCACGCCAGTGCCTGGAACGGCTTGGCCGACGAGCGCGGCAGCACCGGGGCGCCGACCAGG
Coding sequences:
- a CDS encoding asparaginase encodes the protein MPELVPPAGGASGFVPLAEVVRSGFSESVHFGSAVGLAPDGGTAVARGLVGAPVLPRSSAKPFQALACLLSGADLHGPRLAIAAGSHTGEDFHVRLVAEMLGEAGLGFEALGCPTDWPEDESTRHGLIREGLAASRERMNCSGKHAAMLTASVASGWAVDSYLDPDHPVQRRVRSVVEELSGEETAHVAVDGCGAPLFGLSLTGLARAVQALVLTAPGTAPRAVADAMREYPEYVGGTGHVNTSLMRALPGAVAKGGAEGVLVVALASGHAAAVKVIDGSPRATTAIALATLRAAGGDVSTAGEFASVPVLGGGVPVGEIHVLGEEE
- a CDS encoding erythromycin esterase family protein, yielding MEETDEIRGMALPLEEEADLDPLMDRIGDARCVLAGEASHGTHEFHIWRAALTRRLVEERGFSFVAVEGDWPDCWQVHRSVTLADGSPEDPTRALDAYRRWPTWMWANAETAHFCRWLRERNALRPTGERVGFYGLDVYSLWDSLRSVVLYLHEYHPDYVETALEAYRCFEPCGEDPQTYVRSLRLVPEGCERETVELLCRVRHSLPAEAADPVERLNIWQNAEVAAAADRYYRSMISGGAEAWNVRDIHMADTLDRLLHFHGDGAKAVVWAHNTHIGDARATDMARGGIVNLGRLVRERHGADGVVLVGSATAHGEVVAAPRWGAPMEVMPVPPPPPDTLEGLLGGAGTGPEHRALFVFADRPDARWLRARLGHRAIGVVYDPVREWRNYVPSTMGDRYDALCWIARTSALRPLHLEREGRGELETLPTGV
- a CDS encoding copper homeostasis protein CutC; translation: MSLTYEICIDSTAGALAAEQAGADRVELCSALFEGGLTPTLGTVEATLAAVSSIRVHVIIRPRGGDFIYDEHEIAAMERDVATFREAGAHGVVIGVLTPAGEVDVEVAKRLIGAAEGLSVTFHRAFDMTADPFAALGALTSLGVDRVLTSGQDTTALEGAPLIASLVERAGDDLIIMPGGGITPRNVGRVVAATGVKEIHFAALVDAPSPAVHRNPHPFMGGELRQPEYARRITSPGLVSEVISASGR
- a CDS encoding VOC family protein yields the protein MPAQLDHTIVHSSDRSASARFLTGLLGAPEPRAYGPFAAVPLANGVTVDYADSIVRADRIVMQHLAFLVSEEEFDEIYARIIERGLPHWGDPGHTEPQQINHRHRGRGVYVDDPDGHSLEFLTHPYVMDE